From the Carya illinoinensis cultivar Pawnee chromosome 4, C.illinoinensisPawnee_v1, whole genome shotgun sequence genome, one window contains:
- the LOC122307307 gene encoding NAC domain-containing protein 82-like isoform X1, translating into MGTMSHRQPGYRFHPTDIELVVFYLKLKFSMISFHPQEIAEVNIYKFAPWELPEKSISQSGDLKWYFFCPVEKKYANGLRMNRKTEFGYWKSTGKCKLVRHNEVLVGSRKTLIFHRTSEKQRARTDWVMHEYSLEYKNLAKEKDVQNKYVLCKIFQKEGRGPRNGAQYGAPFKEEDWSGWSDVSGVEVADCAEDVTLATSSTPTFMLPNNNINSAAIGTTSLGGTISESCLSLTVPSQCEGVSDVPHNNVTSQLYQALPGDILPTVLPDNEDEISSMFDYYLAEGNTVILSGDENNKNLSSDEIDHEDPFYHELINTIIWDWDNTAGPSVDGNVQEASVHQEDRIYMKDLESPLDS; encoded by the exons ATGGGGACAATGTCACATCGGCAGCCGGGATACCGATTTCATCCTACTGATATTGAGCtggttgttttttatttgaagttGAAATTTAGTATGATAAGTTTTCATCCTCAAGAAATTGCAGAGGTTAACATCTACAAGTTTGCCCCATGGGAACTTCCAG aaaaatccaTTTCGCAAAGTGGTGATCTGAAATGGTACTTCTTTTGCCCAGTCGagaaaaaatatgcaaatgGGCTTAGAATGAATCGCAAAACTGAATTTGGGTACTGGAAAAGCACCGGAAAGTGTAAACTTGTTCGTCACAACGAAGTGCTGGTGGGCTCAAGAAAAACATTGATTTTTCACAGGACAAGTGAAAAACAAAGGGCACGAACAGATTGGGTTATGCATGAGTACAGTCTTGAGTATAAGAATCTGGCTAAGGAAAAAGATGTTCAG AACAAATATGTGCTTTGTAAAATTTTCCAGAAGGAGGGCCGAGGCCCAAGAAATGGTGCCCAATACGGAGCACCTTTTAAAGAAGAAGATTGGAGTGGTTGGAGTGATGTTAGTGGTGTTGAGGTGGCTGACTGTGCAGAAGATGTTACCTTGGCTACATCGTCTACCCCAACTTTTATGCTGCCTAATAACAACATCAATTCAGCTGCTATTGGCACCACATCATTGGGTGGCACGATATCTGAGTCATGTCTATCTTTGACTGTGCCATCACAGTGCGAGGGGGTTTCTGATGTTCCTCATAATAATGTCACGAGTCAGTTGTATCAAGCTCTGCCAGGTGATATTCTTCCAACAGTGCTTCCTGATAATGAGGATGAGATTAGTTCAATGTTTGATTACTACCTCGCAGAGGGAAACACTGTGATTTTGTCCGGAGATGAAAATAATAAG AATCTCAGTAGTGATGAAATTGATCATGAAGATCCTTTTTACCATGAGTTGATAAACACCATCATTTGGGACTGGGACAACACTGCTGGACCGAGTGTAGATGGCAATGTTCAGGAAGCCAGTGTTCATCAGGAGGATCGTATTTACATGAAGGATCTAGAGTCACCACTGGATAGCTGA